A single genomic interval of Heliangelus exortis chromosome 11, bHelExo1.hap1, whole genome shotgun sequence harbors:
- the BCL2A1 gene encoding bcl-2-related protein A1 encodes METAEFYYVYYLAQDYLQYVLQESHLGPAQTRVAHVLRNIASSLQDQTEEALRPFLDRIEITSVDVAKKIFNGVMKEKFADGTTNWGRIMTIFTFGGLLTKKLQEHGVQLTGEEKEQISYFITEYIINNKAEWIDANGGWENGFLTKFERRSLLSFSKITDMFIAVFSLFREYY; translated from the exons ATGGAAACTGCCGAGTTCTATTACGTTTACTACTTAGCTCAAGATTATCTGCAGTATGTGCTCCAGGAGTCACATCTTGGACCAGCTCAAACCAGGGTTGCTCATGTCTTGAGAAACATTGCATCTTCACTGCAAGATCAAACAGAGGAGGCTCTCAGACCATTCTTGGACAGGATTGAAATTACCTCAGTTGATGTTGCCAAGAAAATATTCAATGGggtcatgaaagaaaaatttgctgATGGAACTACTAACTGGGGTCGGATTATGACCATATTTACATTTGGAGGTCTCCTCACTAAGAAGCTTCAAGAGCATGGAGTGCAGCTcactggagaggagaaggagcagatTTCTTATTTCATCACAGAGTACATAATAAACAACAAAGCAGAATGGATAGATGCAAACGGTGGCTGG gaaaatGGCTTCCTAACGAAGTTTGAAAGAAGATCACTACTATCTTTCTCCAAAATTACAGACATGTTCATAGCTGTTTTCTCCCTGTTCAGAGAATACTACTGA